The window ggagacgcattctctggagtgacgactcacgcttctccatctggcaatctgatggacgagtctgggtttggaggttgccaggagaacggtacttgtctgactgcattgtgccaactgtgaagtttggtggaggggggattatggtgtggggttgtttttcagaagctggtcttggccccttagttccagtgaaaggaactctgaatgcttcagcataccaagagatcttggacaattccatgctcccaactttgtgggaacagtttggggatggccccttcctgttccaacatgactgcacaccagtgcacaaagcaaggtccataaagacatggatgagcgagtttggtgtggaagaacttgactggcctgcacagagtcctgacctcaacccgacagagcacctttgggatgaattagagcgaagactgcgagccaggccttcttgtccaacatcagtgtctaacctcacaaatgcgcttctggaagaatggtcaaaaattcccataagcacactcctaaaccttgtggaaagccttcccagaagagttgaagctgttatagctgcaaagggtgggccgacgtcatattaaaccctatggattaagaatgggatgtcacttaagttcatatgcgtctaaaggcagatgagcgaatacttctggcaatatagtgtatatatatataaattatacccacttttataaaaatgtaattacttgctctgcctctgaaactaATTTTCATTTCTTATTCATTGTCCTGTTTCACTTTGAAATAAATCGGATTATAAatcggaagtaaaatgggttgacTGTAACACTTCAATAAGCATTATAGGGATTATTCTTCATTcgatctcattttgtttttggaactaATATTATGTCCATTGAACAACCAGAAATTTGTGTTTGGTTCTAAGTGACAAACCAAATCCAGGTGTACCCTAGGACTAGTACAGTGTTTTAAATTTACTCTGGATTCCTTATTTGTAATAATTCTTCTACAGCTCCAGCTGACCCAAAGGATTCCGGTACCCCAGGAACCCATCAGCATCATAGTGCCCATTGTGTATGATATGGCCACTGGACTGACACAACAGGCCGATATCCCCCGCCAGCACAGCTCTTCGGGGGCCGCAGCCCTGATGGTCAGCTCCATCCTCAGGAGGTTCAATGAGCACCATCCACCAAGACCAGGTTAACATATTAATCATGTTCAATTATTAATACTGAACTTTCCAATGTTTCCTGAGTCTATTTATAACATTGTTatacatagttcacccaaaaatgaacactgacctttactcaccttcatgctgttccaaattactttcttctgtggaacacacatgGAGATGTTTCGCAGAAAGACATCTTCAGTAACCCTTTACTTTCAgtgtatggtaaaaaaaaaaaatgcaatgaaagtgaatggtgacggagaCTAACATACAACCTGTCTCCTGTGTTCCACGTAAGAAATTAAGTTATACGGTTTTGGAACAAGTGAGTAAAAAGGTGAACTCTATCTATGTTAATATGACAATCAGTATACTAggtcgctgtttttttttttttagcctttttGTCCTTTGTTTTTCACAGTCCAATCTAATGTGACATTTTTTCCTTTAGGGGAGTGCACAATATTTGCAGCTGTTCATGAACTCATGGCTAATCTCACTCTGAATCCTGGTGGACGACCTTAACACAGTGTCTCTTATCAGGAAACCATCCCCCATCCTGATCAGTGAATAAATTCAGCCCTTATTCCTCTATGTCCAGGGacttcaggttttgtgctgtaTCCAATAAACTCTTTTTCTGGTGTATTATATTGTCATAAAAGGGAGCTAAAAATATGATGgatctttttttattgtattgttatgAAGCATGTAAATGAACAAATGAAGCAAAAGCAGGACTAAAGCATAGTTCTGCTAACTGATTTATTTTTGTCAGATGCATTTCTTAAGGAAAGGATTGTGATAGGAAAAAATGTTGAACTACAgctgtatttttatttcagaCTTTACAGAAAACTTAATTCTTGTCCTTTTTGTAATACAAGATATCAATAATATGTAGGTATTGGATTTATTCTTTATCAGCacactatttaattttttttttttttttttttttaattgcattactTTGTCTTAGCATACCTCTCACTTTGAATATGAGTGGCAAACTTTCTAATAAGCCCTGTTTTATTGTATTTGCATTGGAATCATGGAGGAAATCTAAGATTTTTCTTATCTGTGTTTATTACTATTTAATAAACATTAGAAACAACTCCGATTTGATTAATAAATGAAATTagtaatttattatttgtataaaatTTGTTTACAAAAATTAAGATCTATTTTTGAGAAAACAGTATGAGAAAAGCTATGGCTGTTCTGTCATTATTGAtgttttttgcaatatttttattgcAATTGTTTAACATTTGTAATGatccatttttgtttttagaatTCGGAACTATAAAATGTTTATATGAGAAATTATACAGTACATAGACACTTGCAGATTTTTTACAGATTGACTTATGAGAAATGCTACAACACAAGATAATTCATCCTAATAAGACAGTAACATTTTAAGatttaacatttataaatgatttttaaaaatgcattttccattaatcacaaatgactgtgattggtccatcctttccaacgctgagaaaagtaacaaaaGACCGCTTGACCATTTATCACAAAACCGTTTACGCGTTGTTTCGGCAGCAGCCTAGAGTACAATTTACACCCGAATAATGACACTTGAAATCTTTAATAgcgtttgaattaaaaaaaaaaaaaaaaaaaagcgagagagaattatttttagacctatagtGTCTGAAACGACCTCCTGCCCCGCCTTTTCGTTGCATCTCATGCCGCTGTGTGAATGAACACTACGCAGAGGAGGACATGAAGACGGATGAAATACCTTTTCTGATAGTGAGACTCTGACAAACGTTATTAATTGATGACTAAACCTAtatagatttttttgtgtgtttacgtTGAGAATGGCAGCTGTGAGTCTGACCGGTCCTCTTTGTAAACCCAGTTCATACAGTTCACATTTTAAAGGTAATGACGATCGCTTTCACAATCACtccttttaataaattaaataatattttgagtggttttatttaatgttttatttctctATCGTTAAATGTTTACAGTTGAGGTGTGTGTGAAGAAGCCCTTGATGCTCATCCACCTGAGCAGCGAGCAGGTAGCACTGGAGATGCTGTGTCTCTGCAGCCAACTGGACCTCTTGATCAGAGCTCAGGTCCATCAGGTGAGACACATTCACTGAACacacacaattatatatatatatatatatatatatatatatatatatatatatatatattttaattaccaacaatcattcatgtgattatctaatcagccaatcgtgtggcagcggtgcagtgcataaaatcacgcagatacgggtcaggagcttaatttactgttcacatcaaccatcagaatggggaaaaaaatgtgatctcaacgattttttcttttttttttttttctccccaatttggaatgcccagttcccaatgtgctctagatACTCCTGGTGGCAtattgactcgcctcagtccgggtggtggaggatgaatctcagttgcctccgcttctgagaccgtcaatccgcgcatcttatcatgtggcttgttgagagcgttaccgcggagacatatcacgctattctccacagcatccacgcccaactcgccatgcgccccaccgagagtgaaccacattatagcgaccacgaggaggttaccccatgtgactctaccctccctagcaatttggttgcttaggagacctggctggagtcactcagcatgccctggatttgaactcacgattccaggggtggtagtcagtgtctttactccctgagctacccaggcccccgatctcagtgatctggaccatggcatgattgttggtgccagatgggctggtttgagtatttctgtaactgctgatctcctgggattttcacacacaacagtctctagaatttactccgaatggtgccaaacaaaaaacatccagtgagcggcagttctgtggatggaaatgccttgttgatgagagaggtcaacagagaatggccagactggttcgaactgacaaactctactagtgcccgaccgatatatcggttagccgatattagccttttgttatatatatcgttatcggtgtatattttaccgatatgcgcagatatgaaaactttttttcagaacatataatgcagaaaacaatgctttagaattggtgtcatagcgtagtttgtccagcagagcatgctccgactccattgtttacagagctgagctgatggtggctctgcagacagggcggagttaggcGGTGCAGAGTTGAGCAgtctcttctcggtaagttgctaactagtttgtgaaatacatattggaaagttgttaaacaatgaccccatcattttcccttttcaatataactaatataacattaaccctgtccctgacaaccatgtcactcatgtctgtttgctgttagccagctatagtttgtcagtgcagtaagtaatgtagcagattgaaaggtaaacatcagagcatctttttgcagctcagcagacaatggtggattgtgtctattgagtgttgatttcatgctacacTGTTACcttgttggtgagatgcaatgctggtccatcttttactctctgtgacaatgagcttatagctaactagctaaccacgtagctactttcattgcttgtcagctgagtggaagctaatgtgtaaacatgtattcaccaaacggttttgttcaggattcacagtttggtacccccttcagctgaacaattccagtcgctgcatttataaaatgtaatattgagaagtctggttttccaccgttgaaagtatCCCCTGAAcctgtatagcagaatatggtgtaacatcactgccactgtttatctcttgtctcggcaggtgtaaatgcttcttgttttacaacctgccaataactgactggcagtattaatatagtcagcatttgactgatactaaaccgtactactgatgtttatttagctatttattttatttttattctttattttaatggtcagcaactgactgatagtTAACTATTTTATtggaatttattctttattttctcagtgttcatttctagaatttgttgacaatgtataataataatgtcaaatattctttgataaaaatatttgtgtaagaaagcagccttctgagtacccttgcatagtcatatcggtgcaaaatcggtgcacaatccacatggaaaaggtctgttttcattccagcttgaaaatgaactatatcgacccccatatcggtaatcggtgaatttcccccccctaaaattggtatcggtctcaaaaatcccatatcggttgggctctaaactctacggtaactcagataatcactctgtacaattgtggtgagaagaatatcatctcagaatgctattctgagatgcaggttggtgctgtttaggcagcatgagggggacctacacaatattaggcaggtgattttaatgttgtggctgattggtatagCTCCATGgtgtgttcgctcctgtgggaaaagccgcgatgctccatattgttgttgctgtgatgattcatgaagcattccattcaactcggagagtcggaatttccacctttcaactggggaaagtgcaatggaatgacactttatgtcagacttctaacttggaaactcgtgcggaaatcttcaactcccatttgtcgagatgcaggtgtgtgttatgtcacgcaaacatttcggcacccagggcagggaggtttacagtcagtgacaaacattcacttttattaaataatatccattaacgagtcaaagttcttacattaaatgataataaaatgtgtttagcaaacgttttgcagagacaggtgttcaaaacagtTAAATACACTATCTTTTTattatcgtaatgatagcattgcagcgtcgtatatcagtttggttgttaTGAGACATCTCTGAAAAATcagtgtacccctcaaaatcacagcgtaatcaatctcaaaattaaaaataagctcacactttgacacgtttgtgtttagttgtcaggtaattgtcactgaatttcgaattaagtgaaaagacaaatcatgcatgatcaccattgaTCATTgctttcatgatcgatcattgctgccacgtgagagtactcgtgcccatcccttatatatatatatatatatatatatatatatatatatatatatatatatatatatatatatatatatatacaggtgcatctcaataaattagaatgtcgtggaaaagttcatttatttcagtaattcaactcaaattgtgaaactcgtgtattaaataaattcaatgcacacagactgaagtagtttaagtctttggttcttttaattgtgatgattttggctcacatttaacaaaaacccaccaattcaccatctcaaaaaattagaatacattataagaccaataaaaaaaacatttttagtgaattgttggccttctggaaagtatgttcatttactgtatatgtactcaatacttggtaggggctccttttgctttaattactgcctcaatttggcgtggcatggaggtgatcagtttgtggcactgccgaggtggtatggaagcccaggtttctttgacagtggccttcagctcatctgcattttttggtctcttgtttctcattttcctcttgacaataccccatagattctctatggggttcaggtctggtgagtttgctggccagtcaagcacaccaacaccatggtcatttaaccaacttttggtgcttttggcagtgtgggcaggtgccaaatcctgctggaaaatgaaatcagcatctttaaaaagctggtcagcagaaggaagcatgaagtgctccaaaatgtcttggtaaacgggtgcagtgactttggttttcaaaaaacacaatggaccaacaccagcgatgacattgcaccccagatcatcacagactgtggaaacttaacactggacttcaagcaacttgggctatgagcttctccacccttcctccagactctaggaccttggtttccaaatgaaatacaaaacttgctctcatctgaaaagaggactttggaccactgggcaacagtccagttcttcttctccttagcccaggtaagacgcctctgacgttgtctgtggttcaggagtggcttaacaagaggaatacgacaactgtagccgaattccttgacacgtctgtgtgtggtggctcttgatgccttgaccccagcctcagtccattccttgtgaagttcacccagattcttgaatcgattttgcttgacaatcctcataaggctgcggttctctcggttggttgtgcatctttttcttccacactttttccttccactaaactttctgttaacatgcttggatacagcactctgtgaacagccagcttctttggcaatgaatgtttgtggcttaccctccttgtgaagggtgtcagtgattgtcttctggacaactgtcagatcagcagtcttccccatgattgtgtagcctagtgaaccaaactgagagaccattttgaaggctcaggaaacctttgcaggtgttttgagttgattagctgattggcatgtcaccatattctaattttttgagatagtgaattggtgggtttttgttaaatgtgagccaaaatcatcacaattaaaagaaccaaagacttaaactacttcagtctgtgcgcatttaatttatttaatacacgagtttcacaatttgagttgaattactgaaataaatgaacttttccacgacattctaatttattgagatgcacctgtatatatatatatatatatatatatatatatatatatatatatatatatatatatatatatatatatataaatgactaATTATATTGTCAGCATTACAATCTGAGTGAGAAGttgaattgaaaatggacatttcttAGTATGTGGTTTCATGACACTCAAGCTGGCATTGACTCCACAAATATTTGCAAAACCAGATGATCCAAATTATCACTGCATGATCTGAGAATGCTTTAAAGAGCATTTTGTGTATTTCAGTGAATACAAGGAAATCTTGAGATTtgtttaacatggtcaatgtcacaaatgtgctaTTTATAGTGACCTAAATAGTACCAAATCTTAAATATGTCGTATTTTATAATTCTTTTATAAACccaaactttgtttatttccaggttaaaattagattttgactttcagattttcagtgtggtctcagacttctgGACCCAACTTGGCAAATATCTAATCTATTTTAACAGTTTCAGGAGCAACTTAAAATGGACACAAGTCCTGAGGAGTCTGAATGCTTTAAAAGACAAggtaagtttatttaaaaaagaaagtattttcattggaaagccattggtAATTAATTACTAGAAAATGTGTACAACCTCTGAGTTGTGTTGTGTCATTAGGGGCTGAGATAATACATCAGATGAACCAGTTCCTTGAACATCTTTCTAAACCTGTGCCTCAGCTTGAGGTAATGAATTACAAATGAACCTGAACAAATGAATACTGTACTTCATAACCCAGTTATATTTTGGATTATGTGttcccatttatttccatttctttAGGACTATTTGGATGTTGTTGGATTATCTTTTCTATTTCCTCGAGTGGAAGTGTATATCATACATGGCAGCCCTTTTGACATGTTGGAAAGACCACCTTCAGATGGTGAGACCAAACTAAGTGGGAAGAATGGCAATTACTGGTAGTTTGAATTTCCATTTGCTTGTCAGGGACCAGTCATTGGGATAACTTGAATTTAACAATTATTTTCCCTTGTGTACATTAACCCTTTGCGTATGCATACCTttattccaatatatatatatatatatatatatatatatatatatatatatatatatatatatatatatattttataaccgcttaattaccaaaagtgaatagggtcattaaagacccaagatatgtaatagtgttgttttatttgcatttctataaatcctattttgatgattatttaatatctataaagttgaccttttattattattactatattattatacAATGTATTGTATTTCATATGCATGCACAGTTACATGTTATACAtgccagggtttttcctgggtcaaaaatggtcttcggtggtggcTGACGTACATGGTCATCACATGCGTGATGCAGTTTTtagttgtttgtctttttttacgtaattacaattaatatttaagatatgTAGTCGtatttcatgtttgtaatgaatatgatttatttgatcATCTGAGCATGTAGAAACCTCTGAACTGTACTCAACAGATTTGTTGTATTTTAAGGAGCTGTGGGAAGTCAAATTAACTTAACACCTTATAaaaccactttactgatttgggacTATGCTTCTGtagtaaatatgtttgtttacttctccataacagatattgttttccttttaccAGACGCTTAATGATTTGGGAATCATTTCGGTTATAGGAATATCTGACgccaaaccaggccagtttgtttcctaatctcAAACATCATCAGAAcaggaaatgtattaaaatagtaCACATGAgtttgttaataatttataatggTCCAGACATTTATTCTACGTTGTACATGCCCTTTTGTTTACCATAGATCTATCATTTCTTCTAGTTCTTTCATTGGTTAACAGTTGCATTTGTAATGCCATAATCACAAGAAAGATTAACTACCTAACTAACCACTGTAATGAGGAGCCATTATAGTGGTTAGTTAGGTAGTtagtctttctttcattttcgatttcttactcaaggtggcgctgatgtttcagtgattgatttgagtTATATTTGACAGTGctgtttgatgaagaagcaacgtggaagtaaactatagcaagagTAACACATAAACAGTTTGATATGGTTATtgacatttgggtgtactactgaagttatgtaagttgtgtgtctataaagtgcctgagaaaatacatatgtgttgcttatgtgttatgtgtaactcaatatgtgtttgacagccagctgCATcgcatgaaatttcagtgtgaaactaattaatcctgttctatatttattGCATCATCTCCTtgattaatgaaaaataaaacatcaaaatatatcagaatatattctgttctataattttttttaatatcttaatgttttgaaaatgtgacactatctgggcattttgtagatctgtTTGTGATATATTTATTTACCGAGTCACTGAAGACACGaggaatgtaataatgtttggcgaaacaccaatgcatttaagggttagtCAGCTAATGTTTGGTTGGAAATGTTTCATCATTCCAGCATATTTTCCTCACATTGGAAAGCTGAACCAGTTGCTAGTTCTCAGTCAGCAGTTAGACGAAGATGTGAAGCATCTGGGCAGTCATAAGTACATCGCTCATCAGCTATCAGCAATCTATGTGAGTTCATTTGACTTGACTAATTCACATCTTTCATTTTCTCCATGTGATCTCTTCTGTAAAATGCATAGTAAAGCAAGTTTGAATCTGTATAATGCTGTTTAATACTGTTGCCTATTCCTGTGGTACTTATTCAGTTGTGATGGGTAATAATATCTggaaaattaatattattattcagaCTTTTAAACAATATCACTGTCATTCAACCTTTTTATTCTGTGTTACAGCAAGTCCTAAACTCTCTGAAAGACATTTTGTCATTATCCATCATAAGAAAGGATATTGAGGCCAACTTTAAGCCATTGAAGAAGTCTCTTTTGACAGAACAGGGGTCCAAGCTGGAGCCACAGTTGCCAGCACATTATATGAGCTGGTGAGAGTGGTTTTTGTTTAGTCCATTTGTTAGAATGAAAGCAATTCAGCATAATTAATGGCCCTCATTTTCACAGGGTGTCGGAGTTAACACACAACTTAATATCAACGGTACTGACACTCTCAGAGGAACTTACCGAAGATCTCGGTCCAGTAATGGAATTTGTCTCCAACCTCTCCTAGTACAGGATCCACAGTGCCTAAAGTGGATGGCAAGAAATTGTCACAGAATGAAAATCAATAGTTTGTTTTCAGATATTCATTATAATGTCGTTTGATTTGCTGACCTGCATAAACCACAGATAAGATCCATATAAATTTAAAGTGCATGTTTAATATCAGTTTACTGTTCTGTCATAAGGAAAGAAACACTATGACTAGTTAGGATTTATTGTCATTCTTGTTAAACCATTGTAGATTTATTTGCAGTTTTCTGAGTGTTTAGACATAGGGGATtctttctaaaaaacaaaaactgtgcaATAATGTCTTACTAATACATAAGTATACTTGAAGTGACTGTTGCACATGTTCTTTCTATTCTGTAATGATGGTGCTAGCATTGTTTATCTCACATGTATATCATGATTACATTTGTTCATTTCATATTTCCACTTTTCCCTGAGCCAGATGtggtatacagtataatgttaatGTATTCTGAAATAAAGTGGTtgtataatacaaataaaaatctaaaaataaagcTATGCTACTCCGTAAAAGGCTCAATTTcatatttattcttatttatatGTAATAATATTCTCTACAATTACTGCACATAGACTTACATTTCTGTGCAACAGCTTTGAACCTCCTACATTTgtcaaatgaatacatttattatttacatatgtACAAGTTTATTTACGTACATTATGGTTTCATTCTGATTAAATTTATCACATGAGAAATTTTTCAtttatgaaatatactgtataaacagtttatttttttaggatgattattattatcagtagAGTACTACTGAACTACTTTGctcagttatttgtatttttcatttttatttgcatattacacaaacacagaacaattAGCACTACATTAAGGAAATacataaaaagagaaatatagatagatatagcatttacaatatattagaaataaaggtataacatttaaattaaaataaaaagaaactcaatcagaaagaaaaataaggtcataatactttttatttttttgttttgtttttactattaTTTGAGTTTAATAGATTTTACAATATGGGATATTTCAGTTAAAAAACTTCAAACCTGTGCAAAGTATCGAGAAATTTGTTCTTattaataaagtatttataatgcaaaaaactaaattaaaatagaGAAATATGtctttcaatgaaaaaaattacattggagacaaaaacatgtttactcaaaaaataaatgatgcagaCTTTCTTCCTTCAACTTACAGAATACACCTCAATTGGAAATATCAGCAAAAGTAGCAATCAGACAATTTGTTCGATAGACATTATGCAATATCTTAAAGTGTACTGCTCTTATATTTTTAGAAATGCAATATTTTTCAggtaaaaaatattacaaacatcAAAGATTTTTGAATCAAAGAAAAAGTTTGGGCATGATTCTTCTTTCATCAaaactaatgtttttaaaagtttgttggatttgatataaagtaaaaaaaaatttaataaaaaaaagaatcaacACATTTTGTTACTAATAAATGGACAGACACAACGAGACTTTCTTTGCTCAGTTATGTAATTATAATATACCTCCCCATAACGTGACGTCAGACGTACAGCGCGTTCTCGTTGGCGTGCACGCGGCTATGTTGAACTGGGAGTCGCTAAATCTATACGTGCAGTTTACATAAATCCACCAATCCAGATGACGACTGTCACTGGTAAGATTCGTTAGGCTgcatttgcatttttgcatagttGTATAtcgtttaaaaatgttaataaaacagaGAGGTCAACAGTGACTTAATATCCTGATTATCCTTTCTGTGCTTGTTAGTTTCAATAACATATTCAATTGTATGTGATATGTGTCCTGTGATACCTGACAGTGTTGATAAATGTTTGCACCAGTTCGCACATGCAGATCAATGAAACTGCATGTTCTCAGACCAGGCTTTTGTTTCAGAATGACACAAGAACAGAGAGAAGAGAATTCTGACTGACACTGAAATTAGCCAATcaggtttttggttttgttttgctgACGTACGTTTAAACCAATGGCATCAAAGAAGACGGAtcttgattttctttttattagtgCATTTCTGCGGCCAGACTCTGTTTaaataatgaattattcagtTGTGGTTCAATGTTTGGTGGAAAACATTTTGACAAGTATGTTGCAAGTTTGTATTTACTGAGGTAAATGAAAGGTCTTTTGTATTACAGTACACCAAAAATCAATGTAGAGCTGAGAATATTGTGTTATTATCACCCAGTGAGGCACGAAGGTGAATAACTGTTTTCTGTTGTCCACAAATGCTTTATCCTGGAAAGGCAATAACAGGCGACTGGTGCAAATATTCTCGAACTTGAATAGGTTAGGTTGGGTTATGAGTGAACTATGTAAATATAAGCAAAAGCACGTGACCTCTTTCTAGGTGCATGTTGGTTAAATTTTATTGCAAGCTGCATGTAGCAATTTGTTTATACTTTCATTACATATTTGAAGTATGACAAATTGCATAGAATTACAGTGTATTAGGGCAGGGGTCTTCAACAATTTTTGGAC is drawn from Myxocyprinus asiaticus isolate MX2 ecotype Aquarium Trade chromosome 11, UBuf_Myxa_2, whole genome shotgun sequence and contains these coding sequences:
- the si:ch211-218d20.15 gene encoding uncharacterized protein si:ch211-218d20.15 → MAAVSLTGPLCKPSSYSSHFKVEVCVKKPLMLIHLSSEQVALEMLCLCSQLDLLIRAQVHQFQEQLKMDTSPEESECFKRQGAEIIHQMNQFLEHLSKPVPQLEDYLDVVGLSFLFPRVEVYIIHGSPFDMLERPPSDAYFPHIGKLNQLLVLSQQLDEDVKHLGSHKYIAHQLSAIYQVLNSLKDILSLSIIRKDIEANFKPLKKSLLTEQGSKLEPQLPAHYMSWVSELTHNLISTVLTLSEELTEDLGPVMEFVSNLS